The Saccharopolyspora gloriosae genome has a segment encoding these proteins:
- a CDS encoding tyrosine-protein phosphatase, producing the protein MGGSRVLTWDGLLNGRELGGLPVGGGHVRWGAVVRSGNPVFLSVDGWAALWEHGVRTVVDLTDGAEDGADRALRPAGLTTLRFPLDDHSDTEFQERWGGALSCTPLYYPSFVDRFAPRIAEVVGAIARAEPGGVLVHCGSGRDRTGLIVLVLLGLLGASAEVIAADHALSHEPLRVLAAAEGRADDAPEIRRLLSAHGTSTASIVHSIIGDRDLTAHLRAAGLADADVEALRDRMLSRTRPALPDRSVDTPFLFG; encoded by the coding sequence ATGGGTGGATCTCGGGTACTGACTTGGGACGGGTTGCTCAACGGCCGGGAGCTCGGGGGGCTGCCGGTGGGTGGCGGGCACGTGCGCTGGGGAGCCGTGGTCCGCTCCGGGAATCCGGTGTTCTTGAGCGTCGACGGGTGGGCGGCGTTGTGGGAACACGGAGTGCGCACCGTCGTGGACCTCACCGACGGAGCTGAGGACGGGGCGGATCGGGCGCTGCGGCCCGCCGGGCTCACCACGCTGCGCTTCCCGTTGGACGACCATTCCGACACCGAGTTCCAGGAACGCTGGGGCGGTGCGCTGTCGTGCACGCCGCTGTACTACCCGTCGTTCGTGGACCGCTTCGCACCGCGGATCGCCGAGGTCGTCGGGGCGATCGCGCGGGCCGAACCGGGCGGGGTGCTGGTGCACTGCGGCAGCGGCCGCGACCGCACCGGGCTGATCGTGCTCGTGCTGCTCGGCCTGCTGGGCGCGAGCGCCGAGGTCATCGCGGCCGACCACGCTCTGAGCCACGAGCCGCTGCGGGTCCTGGCCGCCGCCGAGGGCCGGGCCGACGACGCGCCGGAGATCCGCCGCCTGCTCAGCGCGCACGGCACCAGCACCGCGAGCATCGTCCACTCGATCATCGGCGACCGCGACCTCACCGCGCACCTGCGTGCGGCGGGCCTGGCCGACGCGGACGTCGAGGCGCTGCGCGATCGGATGCTGAGCCGTACCCGCCCGGCCCTGCCGGACCGCTCCGTCGACACGCCGTTCTTGTTCGGCTGA
- the hrpA gene encoding ATP-dependent RNA helicase HrpA produces the protein MGTSPVSSPLADLRGRLPELMFNDQRRLRRRIEGARKIRDAAKLESATGEIAAEVAAAEQRVERRRGAVPAIGYPEQLPVSARREDLLAAIRDNQVVIVAGETGSGKTTQIPKMCLELGRGVQGVIGHTQPRRLAARTVAERVAEELGTELGEAVGYQVRFTERAGESTLVKLMTDGILLAEIQRDRLLRRYDTLIIDEAHERSLNIDFILGYLKQLLPRRPDLKVIITSATIDPDRFSRHFGDAPIVEVSGRTFPVEVRYRPLVEESPDPDLPVNERDQTQAICDAVDELGAEGTGDVLVFLSGEREIRDTADALNQQKLRNTEVLPLYARLSAAEQHRAFQPHTGRRIVLATNVAETSLTVPGIKYVIDPGTARISRYSFRTKVQRLPIEPVSQASANQRKGRCGRVSEGICIRLYSEQDFDSRPKFTDPEILRTNLASVILQMTSLGLGDVASFPFLEPPDRRQITDGVNLLHELGALDETGEDDGRKLTSIGRTLAQLPIDPRLARMVIAAERNGCLHETLVIASGLSIQDPRERPAEHQQAAGEKHARFSDKESDFLALVNLWNHLREQQRELSSNQFRKQCKADFLNYLRVREWQDLYSQLRQMAKSLDMSLNDEPADSERVHRSLLAGLLSHIGLKDTDKKTEKAGPRQRGATEYLGARNAKFAIFPGSALFKKPPRFVMSAELVETSRLWGRVNARIEPEWVEDLAQHLVKRSYSEPHWEKNRAAVMASEKVTLFGVPLVAGRKVNYGRVEPELCRELFIRHALVEGDWDTNHRFFHDNRALLAEVEDLEERARRRDILVDDETLFEFYDQRVGAEVVSGRHFDTWWKKTRREQPDLLNFEKSMLINQESARVTDHDYPDTWQQGGHRLELTYQFEPGSDADGVTVHLPLAVLNQIEPAGFDWQIPGLREELVIALLKSLPKTLRRNFVPVPDHARAALSRMPVMRGDLVGALSEQLRAMTGVTVPPDAFDVDALPEHLKMSFRVIDGDGKKLAESKDLDALKQRLRPKLRAEISAAADTVERTGLSSWSFGELPRTFEKERGGNSVKAYPSLVDEGDSVAVRMFDTEAEQRRALWHGTRRLLLLNLPSPVKSLQRGMNARTRVVLGTGPHGDITRLLEDCVTCAVDKLVADAGGPVWSQDGFAALKAKVRAGLGPVTADTAAKVEKVLNAAQQARSALADRERTMPADSLADVKEQLEGLLHPGFVAGTGWDRLPDLERYLRAIEHRLDKVQHHPQRDRQWMAQIDEVRDRYLDLLDAVPDGRAPGAELRKVGWMIEEFRVSLFAQALGTPHAVSAKRIHRALDKAAR, from the coding sequence ATGGGTACGTCACCTGTGAGCTCCCCGCTGGCCGACCTGCGCGGCCGCCTGCCCGAGCTGATGTTCAACGACCAGCGCAGGCTCCGCCGCCGCATCGAGGGCGCCCGCAAGATCCGGGACGCCGCGAAGCTGGAGTCCGCCACCGGCGAGATCGCCGCCGAGGTGGCGGCCGCCGAGCAGCGCGTCGAGCGGCGTCGCGGCGCGGTCCCGGCCATCGGCTACCCCGAGCAGCTCCCCGTCAGCGCGCGCCGCGAGGACCTGCTGGCGGCGATCCGGGACAACCAGGTGGTGATCGTCGCGGGTGAGACCGGCTCCGGCAAGACCACCCAGATCCCGAAGATGTGCCTGGAGCTGGGTCGTGGTGTGCAGGGCGTCATCGGGCACACCCAGCCGCGCAGGCTCGCGGCCCGCACCGTCGCCGAACGGGTCGCCGAGGAGCTCGGCACCGAACTCGGGGAGGCCGTCGGCTACCAGGTGCGGTTCACCGAGCGGGCCGGTGAGTCGACGCTGGTGAAGTTGATGACCGACGGGATCCTGCTCGCCGAGATCCAGCGGGACCGGCTGCTGCGCCGCTACGACACGCTGATCATCGACGAGGCGCACGAGCGCAGCTTGAACATCGACTTCATCCTCGGCTACCTCAAGCAGCTGCTGCCGCGCCGACCCGACCTCAAAGTGATCATCACGTCGGCGACGATCGACCCGGACCGGTTCTCCCGGCACTTCGGCGACGCCCCCATCGTGGAGGTCTCCGGCCGCACCTTTCCGGTCGAGGTGCGCTACCGGCCGTTGGTGGAGGAATCGCCGGACCCGGATCTGCCCGTCAACGAGCGGGATCAGACGCAGGCCATCTGCGACGCCGTCGACGAGCTCGGCGCGGAGGGCACCGGCGACGTCCTGGTGTTCCTCAGCGGTGAACGGGAGATCCGGGACACCGCGGACGCGTTGAACCAGCAGAAGCTGCGCAACACCGAGGTGCTGCCGTTGTACGCGCGCCTGTCGGCCGCCGAGCAGCACCGCGCGTTCCAGCCGCACACCGGCAGGCGCATCGTGCTGGCCACCAACGTCGCCGAGACCTCGCTGACGGTGCCCGGCATCAAGTACGTCATCGACCCCGGCACCGCGCGCATCTCCCGCTACAGCTTCCGCACGAAGGTGCAGCGGCTGCCGATCGAACCCGTTTCGCAGGCGTCGGCGAACCAGCGCAAGGGCCGCTGCGGGCGAGTGTCCGAAGGCATCTGCATCCGCCTGTACTCGGAGCAGGACTTCGATTCCCGCCCCAAATTCACCGATCCGGAGATCCTGCGCACCAACCTCGCCTCGGTGATCCTGCAGATGACCTCGCTGGGACTGGGCGATGTGGCGTCGTTCCCGTTCCTGGAACCACCGGATCGCCGCCAGATCACCGACGGCGTCAACCTGCTGCACGAGCTCGGCGCGCTGGACGAGACCGGCGAGGACGACGGCCGCAAGCTCACCTCGATCGGCCGCACCCTGGCGCAACTGCCCATCGATCCGCGGCTGGCGCGGATGGTGATCGCCGCCGAACGCAACGGCTGCCTGCATGAAACCCTCGTCATCGCCTCCGGACTGTCCATTCAGGACCCGCGGGAGCGGCCCGCGGAACACCAGCAGGCGGCGGGGGAGAAGCACGCCCGGTTCAGCGACAAGGAATCGGACTTCCTGGCGTTGGTGAACCTGTGGAACCACCTGCGCGAGCAGCAGCGCGAACTGTCCTCGAACCAGTTCCGCAAGCAGTGCAAGGCGGACTTCCTGAACTACCTGCGGGTGCGCGAGTGGCAGGACCTCTACTCGCAGCTGCGGCAGATGGCGAAGTCGCTCGACATGTCGCTCAACGACGAGCCCGCCGATTCCGAGCGGGTGCACCGGTCGCTGCTGGCCGGGCTGCTCTCGCACATCGGGCTCAAGGACACCGACAAGAAGACGGAGAAGGCGGGTCCGCGGCAGCGCGGCGCCACCGAATACCTCGGTGCCCGCAACGCGAAGTTCGCGATCTTCCCCGGCTCCGCGTTGTTCAAGAAGCCGCCGCGGTTCGTGATGTCCGCCGAACTGGTGGAGACCTCCCGGTTGTGGGGCCGGGTCAACGCCCGCATCGAACCCGAATGGGTCGAGGACCTCGCCCAGCACCTGGTGAAGCGCAGCTACAGCGAACCGCACTGGGAGAAGAACCGCGCCGCCGTGATGGCGAGCGAGAAGGTCACCCTGTTCGGCGTGCCGCTGGTCGCCGGGCGCAAGGTCAACTACGGCCGCGTCGAACCGGAACTGTGCCGGGAACTGTTCATCAGGCACGCCCTCGTCGAAGGCGACTGGGACACGAACCACCGGTTCTTCCACGACAACCGCGCGCTGCTCGCCGAAGTGGAGGACCTGGAGGAACGCGCTCGCCGCAGGGACATCCTCGTGGACGACGAAACGCTGTTCGAGTTCTACGACCAGCGGGTCGGTGCCGAAGTCGTCTCCGGCAGGCACTTCGACACCTGGTGGAAGAAGACCCGCCGCGAGCAGCCGGACCTGCTCAACTTCGAGAAGTCCATGCTCATCAACCAGGAGTCGGCGCGGGTCACCGACCACGACTACCCGGACACCTGGCAGCAGGGCGGGCACCGGCTGGAGTTGACCTACCAGTTCGAGCCGGGCTCCGACGCCGACGGCGTCACCGTGCACCTCCCGCTGGCGGTGCTCAACCAGATCGAACCCGCCGGGTTCGACTGGCAGATCCCCGGGCTGCGCGAAGAACTCGTCATCGCGTTGCTGAAGTCGCTGCCGAAGACGTTGCGGCGCAACTTCGTTCCGGTGCCCGACCACGCCCGCGCCGCGCTGTCCCGGATGCCGGTGATGCGCGGCGACCTCGTCGGTGCGCTGAGCGAGCAGCTGCGCGCCATGACCGGGGTGACCGTGCCACCGGACGCGTTCGACGTGGACGCGTTGCCGGAACACCTGAAGATGTCGTTCCGCGTGATCGACGGGGACGGCAAGAAGCTCGCCGAGTCCAAGGATCTCGACGCGCTCAAGCAGCGGCTGCGCCCGAAGCTGCGCGCCGAGATCTCCGCGGCCGCCGACACCGTCGAACGCACCGGGCTGAGCTCGTGGAGCTTCGGTGAGCTGCCGCGCACCTTCGAGAAGGAACGTGGCGGCAACTCGGTCAAGGCCTACCCGTCCCTTGTGGACGAGGGCGACTCGGTCGCGGTCCGCATGTTCGACACCGAAGCCGAACAGCGCCGCGCGTTGTGGCACGGCACCCGGCGGCTGTTGCTGCTGAACCTGCCGTCACCGGTGAAGTCCTTGCAACGAGGCATGAACGCGCGCACCCGCGTCGTACTCGGCACCGGCCCGCACGGCGACATCACGCGCCTGCTCGAGGACTGCGTGACCTGCGCCGTGGACAAGCTCGTCGCAGACGCGGGCGGACCGGTGTGGAGCCAGGACGGATTCGCCGCGCTGAAGGCGAAGGTGCGGGCCGGTCTCGGCCCCGTCACCGCCGATACCGCCGCCAAGGTGGAGAAGGTGCTCAACGCGGCGCAGCAAGCCCGATCGGCACTGGCGGACCGGGAACGCACCATGCCCGCGGACTCGCTGGCCGACGTCAAGGAACAGCTCGAAGGGCTGCTCCACCCCGGATTCGTCGCCGGAACCGGATGGGACCGGCTGCCGGACCTGGAGCGGTACCTGCGCGCCATCGAGCACCGGCTGGACAAGGTGCAGCACCATCCGCAGCGCGACCGGCAGTGGATGGCGCAGATCGACGAGGTGCGGGACCGCTACCTGGATCTGCTCGACGCCGTCCCCGACGGTCGCGCGCCCGGTGCGGAACTGCGCAAGGTCGGCTGGATGATCGAGGAGTTCCGCGTTTCGCTGTTCGCGCAGGCGTTGGGGACCCCGCACGCCGTCTCCGCCAAGCGCATTCACCGGGCTTTGGATAAGGCTGCTCGGTGA
- a CDS encoding DegV family protein, translating into MKHHVAIVTDSTASIPPDVADQLNICVIQLELKIGDQENDERRVPHSELAQAMREGTPVETGPPPPPAFFWNYNDAASAGAEAIVSVHISEGLSKTCESARLAADEVNLPVYVVDSRLCGLGIGFPVIAAAEAAAAGASPQGVLGVLDRRLRSTTQMIYVDTLEYLRRSGRVGRAQAMLGQALSIKPVLVLREGILEPLVKGRGPDRALKKAVRQAVSRAGDGQVDIGIEHFQYAERANEVAEQLKAQLPQVRRVVIAETSAIIGAHAGPGALGLTVSPAV; encoded by the coding sequence ATGAAACACCACGTCGCCATCGTGACGGACTCCACCGCCTCGATTCCGCCCGACGTCGCCGACCAGCTGAACATCTGCGTGATCCAGCTGGAACTCAAGATCGGCGATCAGGAGAACGACGAGCGCCGCGTTCCGCACTCCGAACTAGCGCAGGCGATGCGCGAGGGAACTCCCGTCGAAACGGGACCGCCGCCGCCGCCCGCGTTCTTCTGGAACTACAACGACGCGGCTTCCGCCGGAGCCGAGGCGATCGTGTCGGTGCACATCTCCGAAGGCCTGTCCAAGACCTGCGAATCGGCCCGCCTCGCGGCCGACGAGGTCAATCTGCCGGTGTACGTGGTGGATTCCCGGCTGTGCGGGCTCGGCATCGGCTTCCCGGTGATCGCAGCGGCCGAGGCCGCCGCCGCCGGGGCGAGCCCGCAGGGCGTGCTCGGCGTCCTTGACCGGCGGCTGCGCAGCACCACGCAGATGATCTACGTGGACACCTTGGAGTACCTGCGCCGCAGCGGCCGGGTGGGCCGCGCTCAGGCGATGCTCGGCCAGGCGCTGTCCATCAAGCCCGTGCTGGTGCTGCGCGAAGGGATCCTGGAGCCGCTGGTGAAAGGCCGTGGACCGGATCGCGCGTTGAAGAAGGCCGTGCGCCAGGCCGTGAGCCGTGCCGGTGACGGCCAGGTCGACATCGGCATCGAGCACTTCCAGTACGCCGAGCGCGCCAACGAGGTGGCCGAGCAGTTGAAGGCCCAACTCCCCCAGGTCCGCCGCGTCGTCATCGCCGAAACCAGCGCGATCATCGGCGCCCACGCCGGCCCCGGAGCCTTGGGCTTAACAGTCTCCCCAGCAGTCTGA
- a CDS encoding electron transfer flavoprotein subunit beta/FixA family protein — translation MNIVVLVKQVPDTWSERKLKDSDHTLDRESADAVLDEINERAVEEALLIKEAQGGEVTVVAMGPDRATDAIRKALSMGADKAVHLSDEALAGSDAVSTAKALAKVVGTVESVDLVLAGNEATDGRVGAVPAMLAELLGWAQLTYARKVTTDGSTISVERETDAGIISLEANLPAVVSVTEKINEPRYPSFKGIMAAKKKPVSVLTLADAGIDASEVGLAGAGSKVVESAPKPPKQAGQRVNDEGDGGSKIVEFLAAEKLV, via the coding sequence ATGAACATCGTCGTCCTGGTTAAGCAGGTGCCCGATACGTGGTCCGAGCGCAAGCTCAAAGACTCCGACCACACGCTCGACCGCGAGTCGGCGGACGCCGTGCTGGATGAGATCAATGAACGTGCGGTGGAAGAGGCACTGCTGATCAAGGAGGCCCAGGGCGGTGAAGTGACCGTCGTGGCGATGGGTCCGGATCGTGCCACTGACGCCATCCGCAAGGCGCTGTCGATGGGTGCGGACAAGGCGGTGCACCTGTCCGACGAGGCGCTGGCCGGCTCGGACGCGGTCTCGACCGCGAAGGCCCTGGCGAAGGTCGTGGGCACCGTCGAGTCCGTGGACCTGGTGCTGGCGGGCAACGAGGCCACCGACGGCCGCGTGGGCGCGGTTCCGGCGATGCTGGCCGAGCTGCTCGGATGGGCGCAGCTGACGTACGCGCGCAAGGTCACCACCGACGGTTCGACGATCAGCGTCGAGCGCGAGACCGACGCGGGCATCATCAGCCTGGAAGCGAACCTGCCCGCGGTCGTCTCGGTCACCGAGAAGATCAACGAGCCGCGCTACCCGTCGTTCAAGGGCATCATGGCCGCCAAGAAGAAGCCGGTCTCCGTGCTGACGCTGGCCGACGCCGGGATCGACGCTTCCGAGGTCGGCCTGGCCGGCGCCGGTTCGAAGGTCGTCGAGTCCGCGCCGAAGCCGCCGAAGCAGGCCGGTCAGCGCGTCAACGACGAAGGCGACGGCGGCAGCAAGATCGTTGAGTTCTTGGCCGCCGAAAAGCTGGTCTGA
- a CDS encoding electron transfer flavoprotein subunit alpha/FixB family protein, which produces MSEVLVLVDHSGGEVKKVTLELLTAARRLGEPSAVVVGEPGEAGKLTDALASHGAEKVYAAESAEAASYLVTPAVDVLASLVASASPAAVLVPGSVDGKEIAGRLAVRLGSGLLSEVVDIDADGIGSHSLFGGTYNAKAQVTTGTPIVTVLPGSIEAEQTSGAGAQEAVEVPAVDAAKNAKITGVQPVEAGDRPELTEASVVVSGGRGVGSAESFDVVEKLADSLGAAVGASRAAVDSGYYPHQFQVGQTGKTVSPQLYIALGISGAIQHRAGMQTSKTIVAVNKDAEAPIFEIADYGVVGDLFKVTPQLTEEVGKRKG; this is translated from the coding sequence ATGTCTGAGGTTTTGGTCCTCGTCGACCACTCCGGCGGCGAGGTCAAGAAGGTCACCCTGGAACTGCTGACCGCGGCACGTCGCCTCGGTGAGCCGTCGGCCGTTGTGGTCGGCGAGCCCGGTGAAGCGGGCAAGCTCACCGACGCGCTGGCGTCGCACGGTGCGGAGAAGGTCTACGCGGCGGAGTCCGCGGAGGCGGCGTCGTACCTGGTCACCCCGGCCGTGGACGTGCTCGCGTCGCTGGTCGCCTCGGCCTCGCCGGCCGCGGTGCTGGTACCGGGCTCGGTCGACGGCAAGGAGATCGCGGGCCGGCTGGCCGTGCGGCTCGGTTCGGGTCTGCTGTCCGAGGTCGTCGACATCGACGCCGACGGGATCGGCTCGCACTCGCTGTTCGGCGGTACCTACAACGCGAAGGCGCAGGTCACCACCGGTACGCCGATCGTGACCGTGCTGCCCGGCAGCATCGAGGCCGAGCAGACCTCCGGTGCCGGTGCGCAGGAGGCCGTCGAGGTGCCCGCGGTCGACGCGGCGAAGAACGCGAAGATCACCGGCGTGCAGCCGGTCGAGGCCGGGGACCGCCCCGAGCTCACCGAGGCGTCCGTGGTCGTCTCCGGTGGCCGCGGTGTCGGTTCGGCCGAGTCGTTCGACGTGGTGGAGAAGCTGGCCGACTCGCTCGGCGCGGCCGTCGGCGCCTCGCGTGCCGCGGTGGACTCCGGCTACTACCCGCACCAGTTCCAGGTCGGGCAGACCGGTAAGACCGTCTCGCCGCAGCTCTACATCGCCCTCGGGATCTCCGGCGCGATCCAGCACCGCGCGGGCATGCAGACCTCGAAGACGATCGTCGCGGTCAACAAGGACGCCGAGGCGCCGATCTTCGAGATCGCCGACTACGGCGTCGTGGGCGACCTGTTCAAGGTCACCCCGCAGCTGACCGAAGAGGTCGGCAAGCGCAAGGGCTGA
- the rnhA gene encoding ribonuclease HI: MPQPAGADEPDQKRVELFTDGACSGNPGPGGWGVVLRYGDHERELYGGERATTNNKMELTAVIEGLAALNRPMPHVRVFSDSTYVLKGISEWMKGWKRNGWKTSAKQPVKNAELWQRLDAEKQRHGKVEWNWVKGHSGHPENERADKLACKGRDESRS, encoded by the coding sequence ATGCCACAGCCAGCAGGGGCCGACGAGCCCGATCAGAAACGCGTGGAGCTGTTCACCGACGGCGCGTGCAGCGGCAACCCCGGCCCCGGCGGATGGGGCGTGGTGTTGCGCTACGGCGACCACGAACGCGAGCTCTACGGCGGTGAACGCGCCACGACGAACAACAAGATGGAGCTCACCGCCGTCATCGAGGGCTTGGCGGCGCTGAACCGGCCGATGCCGCACGTGCGGGTCTTCAGCGACAGCACGTACGTGCTGAAGGGCATCTCGGAGTGGATGAAGGGCTGGAAGCGCAACGGCTGGAAGACGTCCGCGAAGCAGCCGGTGAAGAACGCGGAGCTGTGGCAGCGCCTCGACGCGGAAAAGCAGCGGCACGGCAAAGTGGAGTGGAACTGGGTCAAGGGACACAGCGGCCACCCGGAGAACGAGCGCGCCGACAAGCTCGCCTGCAAAGGCCGCGACGAATCCCGATCTTGA
- a CDS encoding GNAT family N-acetyltransferase has product MSESQLLASTAPAGSSSSEGAHYSLLVARDTDEVRAAQRLRYQVFAEEMGATVHGDLPGVETDPFDDFCDHLIVRDDRSGEVVGTYRMLPPERAHAAGKLYSESEFDLGALSSVRPALVETGRSCVHRDHRSGGVVSLVWAGIARYMLLYGHTWLAGCASVPLHDGGPLAAKVWDTVSAKHLAPEEFRVRPYQPWNPDGVARTHRGPLPALLKGYLRLGAWVCGPPAHDPDFGVADFFVLLNFTEIDQRYLRFFLGSAA; this is encoded by the coding sequence ATGTCCGAGTCGCAGCTGCTAGCCAGCACCGCGCCAGCAGGATCCTCCTCGTCCGAGGGCGCCCACTACTCCCTGCTCGTGGCCAGGGACACCGATGAAGTGCGGGCCGCGCAGCGCCTGCGCTACCAGGTGTTCGCCGAGGAGATGGGCGCCACCGTGCACGGTGACCTGCCGGGGGTGGAGACCGATCCGTTCGACGACTTCTGTGATCACCTGATCGTGCGCGACGACCGCTCCGGCGAGGTCGTCGGCACCTACCGCATGCTCCCCCCGGAACGCGCGCACGCCGCCGGGAAGTTGTACTCCGAAAGCGAATTCGACCTCGGTGCGCTCAGTTCGGTGCGGCCTGCGCTGGTGGAGACCGGGCGCTCCTGCGTGCACCGGGACCACCGCAGCGGTGGCGTCGTGAGCCTGGTGTGGGCGGGCATCGCCCGCTACATGCTGCTCTACGGCCACACCTGGCTCGCCGGGTGCGCCTCGGTGCCGCTGCACGACGGCGGCCCGCTCGCGGCGAAGGTCTGGGACACCGTCTCGGCGAAGCACCTGGCGCCCGAGGAGTTCCGGGTCCGGCCCTACCAGCCGTGGAACCCGGACGGCGTCGCGCGGACCCACCGCGGTCCGCTGCCCGCGCTGCTGAAGGGCTACCTGCGTCTCGGGGCGTGGGTGTGCGGGCCGCCCGCGCACGACCCGGACTTCGGGGTGGCCGACTTCTTCGTGCTGCTCAACTTCACCGAGATCGACCAGCGCTACCTGCGGTTCTTCCTGGGCTCGGCGGCATGA
- a CDS encoding 1-acyl-sn-glycerol-3-phosphate acyltransferase → MRRAGTHRVVLRLTRAAGQMLLGVGLAVVYALVRGPVRTALVKAWFRGLLRAFGVRLVVRGERPEADGLVVTNHVSWLDVVALMAVNPMRLLAKTELRSWPVVGPLAARVGTLYIDRERLSALPDAVRTVADALRDGSVVGAFPEGTTWCGLASGTYRPAVFQAAVDAGVQVRPVALRFTTASGAPTTIAAFVGAATLLESVLAVARVRGLVVELSVLPAIDAAAIGDRRELARRAERAVAAITEPDGPEVPHLTEAGHALAA, encoded by the coding sequence GTGCGTCGCGCGGGCACGCACCGGGTGGTGCTGCGGTTGACGAGGGCGGCCGGGCAGATGCTGCTGGGCGTCGGGCTCGCCGTGGTGTACGCGCTGGTGCGCGGGCCGGTGCGCACCGCGTTGGTGAAGGCGTGGTTCCGCGGGCTGCTGCGCGCGTTCGGCGTGCGGCTCGTCGTGCGCGGCGAACGGCCGGAGGCCGATGGGCTGGTCGTCACCAATCACGTGTCCTGGCTGGACGTGGTGGCGCTGATGGCGGTGAACCCGATGCGGCTGCTGGCGAAGACCGAACTGCGGTCCTGGCCGGTCGTCGGGCCGCTCGCCGCCCGCGTCGGAACGCTCTACATCGACCGGGAGCGCCTTTCGGCGTTGCCGGATGCGGTGCGCACGGTCGCCGACGCGCTGCGGGACGGGTCGGTCGTCGGGGCCTTCCCGGAAGGCACCACCTGGTGCGGGCTCGCCTCCGGCACGTATCGGCCGGCGGTGTTCCAGGCCGCGGTGGACGCCGGCGTGCAGGTGCGGCCGGTGGCGTTGCGGTTCACCACCGCATCCGGGGCGCCCACCACGATCGCGGCGTTCGTCGGTGCGGCCACGCTGCTGGAATCCGTGCTCGCCGTCGCCCGCGTCCGGGGCCTCGTGGTGGAACTGTCGGTGCTGCCCGCGATCGACGCGGCGGCGATCGGCGACCGGCGGGAGCTGGCGCGTCGCGCGGAGCGGGCCGTCGCGGCGATCACGGAACCCGACGGCCCTGAGGTCCCGCACCTCACCGAAGCCGGACACGCCCTCGCGGCCTGA